Within Enterobacter sp. RHBSTW-00175, the genomic segment ACGCGGTAAGGACGCACGAATCAAAATGAACATCATCATGAAGAACGCGGTTTTCAACGCGAACCAGATGAACGGCGGTAAGAACGGGCCATGCCAGCCACCAAAGAACAGCGTTACCATCAACGCGGAAATGGTGACAATACCGATGTACTCGCCCACGAAGAACAGACCGAATTTCATACCGGAATATTCAATGTGGTAACCGTCGGCCAGTTCCTGTTCGGCTTCTGGCTGGTCAAACGGGTGACGGTGACACACTGCCACGCCCGCGATAGCAAAGGTAACAAAACCAAAGAACTGCGGGATAACGTTCCAGATGTCGGCCTGGTTGTTGACGATGTCGGTCATGTTGAATGAACCGGCCTGCGCCACCACGCCCATCAGGGAAAGACCCAGAAATACTTCGTAGCTCAGCGTCTGCGCAGAAGCACGCATTGCACCCAGCAGGGAGTATTTGTTGTTACTGGACCAGCCTGCGAACAGCACCGCGTAAACCGCGAGACCTGCCATCATCAGGAAGAACAGAATGCCGATGTTCAGGTCAGCCACAACCCAGGTCGGGCTGACAGGAACGATAGCAAACGCCAGCAGCAGCGAGGTAAAGGCGATCATCGGTGCCAGAGTAAAGATCACGCGATCCGAGAAGCGCGGGATCCAGTCCTCTTTAAAGAACATCTTGATCATGTCCGCGACCAGCTGGAGTGAACCACCCCAGCCCACGCGGTTCGGTCCGTATCGGTTCTGGAACAGACCGAGCAGACGACGTTCACCAAAGCTCATGAATGCACCGCAGGTGACCACCACCAGCAGAATCACAACCGCTTTCAGAATGCTCAGCAGGATGTCGATAAGGTCCGGCGTTAACCAACTCATGCTTTTGCCTCCTGCAAGTTATCAAGACGCGCGCCCGCCAGTACCGGAGCGATGCCAGGCATCCCCATTGGCAGACCCACCTGCCCTGCTGTCAGACCTTCGGAGATAATCAGCGGCAGGCTGATTGTCTGGCCATCGTAGCTAAAGGCAATGTTCGCGCCCGCATTCACGCCAAGCTTCGCGGCGTCTGCCGGGTTGAGCTTGATGTAAGGCTGCGGCATACGTTGCTGGAATACAGGAGAACGTTGGGACATTTCGTCGCTACCAAACAGATGGTAGTACGGCGCAATACGCCAGTTACCTTCCTGAG encodes:
- the nuoH gene encoding NADH-quinone oxidoreductase subunit NuoH; this encodes MSWLTPDLIDILLSILKAVVILLVVVTCGAFMSFGERRLLGLFQNRYGPNRVGWGGSLQLVADMIKMFFKEDWIPRFSDRVIFTLAPMIAFTSLLLAFAIVPVSPTWVVADLNIGILFFLMMAGLAVYAVLFAGWSSNNKYSLLGAMRASAQTLSYEVFLGLSLMGVVAQAGSFNMTDIVNNQADIWNVIPQFFGFVTFAIAGVAVCHRHPFDQPEAEQELADGYHIEYSGMKFGLFFVGEYIGIVTISALMVTLFFGGWHGPFLPPFIWFALKTAFFMMMFILIRASLPRPRYDQVMSFGWKVCLPLTLVNLLVTAAVILWQQP